GTGGTTCACCAAATGAAAGCTCAAACGTGACAAGCGTTAGTGGTATAATGGTTAGCATTGTTGCCTTCCATATTCGGAGTAAGCAATAgacccgggttcgattcccggctAACgcacacttcttttttttaattctttatcgTAAATTCGCATTTGACATAACTGGTGAATAATTCCAGTCATTAAAATTtactaaaccatttttttctaaatttatttcaacTCTGAAATTTCGgttcgtaaaaataaaaggtgggaaataaaatgtttttaaacggTGAACTTTTTACCGCTCTTTAGACACAAAGCGAAACGCGGTGGACCTTATAGCCAAGAATCAACGAGCAATTAAAAAACGAGGGTTTTATATTACTAAACATGTTGAGAGAAACATGTGAGGGAATTTCCAcgttaataaaattaatagcCAActggattttcttcttctttttcgtctggaaaaaaaaaaatgaataagttATTCATGCCCAGTCAGCATTAAGGGCCAAGGACTGGCGAACATACTGACCTTGTTTCCTATGCAATGTCcccgttttattctttttttcgtccATTCAAAAACCAGAAACAAGACCTAGAGACTGGTTATTACGACACCGATGACCAAAACAAATAACGAATATTCTTTTACACAccggtttatttttaatataatcTAAAATCAGTcgacagaagaaaaaactaatttattaGATATCAAATGTCCAGCTCGCCAAAATCTGGTGGACTGGATTTGGTGTCTTTTTATAGAAATAAATGAACTAGAATTATATTCTCCATTTGGACTGATgtgaatgaaaatgttttgaattatttgcatTTCCAGGGTTTCCGAGTACCTAATGGGCGATTTGGACAGCAACATTTCGCTGGCCAGCTCGTCCGTGTCGAGTAAAACCAAGTCGTGCGAGAACATCCCGTCGGATGCCGAGAACGGCGCCTTGCTGGCCGACCCAGGAACAACGACGGCCAGCAAATCGGACTCGGTGACGTCCGTCATCTTTCCAGGCTCGCCCGGCGACCAACAGCAGACGAACCAGCCGTCCACGACGCCGCAACAACACCTGACGGGCGTCCAGATGGACGCCGTCCTTTTGCAACTGGAACAAGGCGTCGAAGTGGCCCTGCACCGGGCCAAACTCTGGTCCAAATACGCCAAAGACATTATGACCTACGTGGAGAAAAGGTGCAACCTGGAAATCGAATTCGCCAAGAATGTGGCCAAACTGGCACAGACCATGAAATCCGCTCTCAAAGAGGAGGTATGATACACCAATTCAGACATTTGGCATATGAATTTTcctccttgttgttgttgttgttgagcggATTATATACGCGCAGATATCAATTCACGCCCGTCTGGTATGCCGCCGGGCCCAGTGTGTGTACATAttcgtttgttttcttatcgTCTGGCAATCATTTATCAAAAAGTCCTTGCACTTGAAAAAGATGGCGCCATTTCAAGGTGAAAAATAAGGGCCTCTATGATTCAATCGACTGGATTTAAAACTAGACTGGATATAAATTTGGGGTTTGGCTCCAAGGTTGCCAAATTATTAATCGTCATTTATTTTGGTTATTTAGTGTTATTTGCCGTTCCAATCCATTTACATGACGGCCATGGACCGGGAGATTGACAACAGCAATTCGGCACAGTCGACCACTTCTTTACTCACCGGCCACAAATTCCTCGAGGTAATCAACACAAACTAAAATTGCGCAATCACGGCAATAGTTGTCCGACTATCAAATCTGAAGATTTTCACTGGGAAATCTTCTATTTTATATTGATGTCTTTGATCTTATTTTTGtctatttgattcttttgtgaTGATGGCATGACTCACGCACAGCCGTTGTCGGCCAGACGGAACGAGCACGAACGCTGCCGCAAACAGATCAAAGAGATGTGGCACCGCGAGTTGAAGCGCATGCAAGAGTCGGTGGGCAACTTGCGCAAGGCCAAGGCCCTCTACGTCCAGCGCCAGCAAGAGTGGGAGCGGGCCAAAGAGGCGGCCCAGAGGGCCGAGTCCGCCGCCGAGTCCTCCTCATCCACCGCCGAACAAGCCTCCAAACTGGACAAGAGGAAAAAGACGGAAGAGGATGCCCTCCAAAAggtttcatttccatatttcttattatttttatttaaactttttttccaattcttttGGCGGTTCCGTGTGTTTCACGCGTGGGTTGgaaattcttcttttatttttcacggacctttggcttttttttttcgccaaaaaACACACGCACGCAAAAGCTAGCTCGCCGAGCGTGAAGTTATTAAATGGCTGCCCacacttgtgtgtgttgttgttgttgagtttgttgttttgtaaTATCTAATGTCGCCATCACGCAACTACAACCACCACACACTTTTCCTGGCTCtccttgaaatgaaaaatgacgacAAGTTTTTACATTACCGAAGGATTTTTATTGAATCTTTTTCTCAAAAATAATCGAAAAAGCGCAGTGTGTCAGCAGACGTCCGGGTCGCTGTTTAGCAGCCACCCTCGTCTTCCACAACTTTCTGTCAAAGAGAAACAGCCAAGATGTAGtgtaatctctctctctctctatacgaCGGGGATATGTAGGTTAAtaactgttgttgtttgttttttttccacgtCCTGCTATTCGCAATCATCATGATTCGTTCCAGGTAGAAACGCACTCGCCGATGCACGACGCACTTTCGTGTTGGcgttttggttgttttggcTTGACTGATGCCAACCGGTTTGACGTGAACGTTtgtctgatttgttttttctcttcatcatttgtttttttttttacgacagGCTATGGAAGCTGAGACCACTTACAAGGCCAGTGTCTGCGAGGCGAACGAAAGGCACGGCCAGTTGTTGCGAGTCAAAAGTCAAGTGCTGCAGCAGGTCCGCGAATTGATGCTGCAGTGTGATCAGACAATGAAGGCTGTTACCGTTTCTTACTTCCAACTTCAACACACTGTTTCCGCTCCTGCACCCGTTCAGGTACAGTTCTGGCTTGTCTGGTGCTTGCCGTTGGTATGTGGCCAGTCTGATGGACGTTTTGGCTTTCTCCAGTTTCAGACTTTGTGCGAAAGCAGCAGACTGTACGAGCCAGGCTCGCAGTACATGGAGTTCATCAGGAGGATGCCCCTACCCAGCAAGCCCAGCAGAGACAGCACCCCAACGGCCACTGCAGGAAGCCCTGGTGGCACATCCCCGGGCCCCTACACCTTTGAACCTTACTCTGAAGAGTCGACAGTGtcagagaaggagagaaagtCCAACGGCTCCCTGAGTGCAGACCTCAGCGAAAGTGCTGGTATATgcccaaaagaaatttttcaaacactttctcttctttctttttggcttgATTGCCATTTGCACAAGTGTGTGACTCACCGACTCTCAACTTGTTCCACTCCAGGCAAGGATAGAGTCCAAAGTGGAGGTCCAATGAAGGCGTGGAGCGCCTCGGCCGTCTCGTCGGCCGGCCAGTCGCCAGGCAACGTCGTCACCCAGGTCAGCAGCGACACGGAGTCTgtggaatcgaacccgagcgcCAAGAGCCGGGAAACGTCACCGACGGCCAGCCCCATGATGCCGGCCAGGCGGCTCGTCCCAGCCTCGTCTGGTGACGAGCTGGAAAACGAGCCCGACCCGGAGGCCGACGCCAACTACCTGGGCTACAGCGCCAACCGTCGCCACTGCATGTCCAAAGCGGCCGTCACGCACACCTTTCGCAAGTTGAAGACGCCCTCGCGCTGCCGCGAATGCGACTCGTACGTCTACTTCCAAGGAGCCGAATGCATCGAGGTATTTCACATTCATTGGCTGCTGCCCAGTCAAGCCCTTTAACCTCAATTTCGGTTTTTGAATAGTGCGGGCTGGGCTGCCACAAGAAATGTCTAGAAAGTTTGACAATCCAATGCGGCCACAAGCGGCTGCCGCGCAAAATGACCACCTTCGGCGTCGATCTGAGCCAGCACCTGGCCGAGACGGGCACCCAAGTGCCCCACCTGCTCGCCAAATGCATCAACGAAATCGACACCCGAGGCATTCAGATCAAAGTACCACCAACtcctttctattttatttatttcattctcaTTTAGCTGTCAACGTCTCGGACGTTTTGGCGCACAGCGACCAGTTTTGGTTCGaattttgttctaatttacttttctttgattcaattcttGCCCCCAAGGGATTGTATCGAGTTTCTGGCGTGAAATCCAAGGTTGAGAAACTGTGCCAGTCGTTTGAGAACGGGGCAGATCTGGTCGATCTGACGGACATTCATCCCAACGTGGTGGCCAACGTCTTGAAGCTCTACCTGCGCCAATTGCCCGAGGCCCTGCTGACGTCGAGGCTCTACCCGGACTTTATCCGAGTGGCCAGGGAGTGGACGGGCCCGTCTGCCGACACTTCAGCGCCCGGAGTGGAGGAGCTCAACGAGCTGGTGCACAAGCTGCCCAGGCACCACTACGCCACGCTGGCCTTTCTGATGCACCACCTGAAGCGGGTGTCGGGCGAGTGCGAGTCCAACAACATGCCGGCCTCCAACCTGGGCATCGTCTTCGGTCCGACTCTGCTCAGGACGTCGGAAGGATCGGCCACGCTCTCGTCGCTCGTCGACACGGTCCATCAGACCAAAGTGATTGAACTGCTCATCGAACACGCCGACATTATTTTCGGGCCGCCCGATCCGGCCTCGACGTCTCTGATGTCCACCTCCTCATCGGCATCGGCCGCCTCTGCCGCCCttatggccagcagcagcagtccagCTCACCGATCATCCGCTCAATCGCCCAAAGTGGCGGACCAGCAGGAGTCGCCAGCAGTGGTGGCTCctggctcctcctcctcatcttCGTCCTCTTCCACCACTTCGACGGCCTCGTCGCTGCTGTCCAAAGTGCCCGTCGTCCGCTCCATCTCGTTCCTGGAGAAGCATCGCTCAAAGTCGAGGGACGCCGCCGATCGAGATCACGCGGCCAGCAACGCCGCCACCATCATCTCGACGCCGGCCGACCGGCGCAGTCAACAGCACCTGGCCGGCGAACTCCGCGAGGAGGTCCTCCTGCCCGGCTTTGTCGCCGATAAAACGCCCAACCATTCGATTGACATCGACCCCCTGTCCGGTAAaaccccaaacaaattttccggccaattgattttaatgattttccaACGGAATCGATTAGTTTGTTTTAACGATGGACCAATCTGGGATCTATAACGGATTATTCCCGTTCAATTAGACTTTGCTGCAACGGGCTCCGGATGCGTTTAATTGTTTCTGAAGGGATTTTTACTCGTTGTGATTGGAGGGGGTGGATGTTATTAGTACTGttgtattttattcttttatttcttcttgttaaCTGCGGATTGCGGTTGTTCGATTGAGGTCGAATTCGTGAAACATTCAAGCAAAAAGATTTTACCGTAACCGTCCGTTCGACCGGACAGTGGAAAAACGTTtacgagaaaattaatttctgattattattttggttttagaaGAAGGTCTACTTGGTGCGACTTCCGACGACGATTTGCCCGACTTCCTCCTACCGGACGATTCGAGTAAAATACGGAAATTGCCCGGCTACTTGCGCAGTGGCTCGGCCCCCAAAATCTTCAAGAGTTCGCTGAAAGATTATCACGGCCTGGAAGGAGTAAGACTTTGAATATCAATTGATACAATTCATTTCGCaacttaaatttcaaaattttatcaaattatCCAGGTGGATTTGAACTTGCTGAGTAGTCAAGATCAAGAAGTGCACCCCATCACGCCCACTAGTCGAGGGAAGAAGTCGACCACCGAGTCGATCGGAGTCACCACCACCGCCGGCGGCGCCCAGTTGTCGGAAGCCGAGACACTGGGCAGTCACTCGTTGCCTGCGGTCCAGGCGTCGTCATTGGTataaaaaaagttctttttatATCATCAATTTTCACGAGCAAATAGCAAcggttgtttttgtgttttatttgtgGTTGTTGTCTGATTCCCCCCTCGTTATTTGATTGCAGGTCAAACCAAGTTGCGTCAATCCGTTCATGGACAGTTCCATCGACTCGGATCACAGCTGGGAGTCGCACTCGACCGGATCGAGTGGGCGTGGCACTCAGCATAGCGACCAAGGCTCCCTGGGCTCTGCCCAGCGGGCCGGACTTTTGCCCGGCAGTCACGACGAAGTGGACGGTAAGTGTTTAGCTGCTCGGCTCTTTCGACATTGGTGGCGTCAGTCGCTTTTCAACGTTTCTCTCTTACAGGTCGCCTGGACATGTCGTTCACTTCGATTTCCAGTCACCGGGTCTCGCAGTGCGACGAGAACCGGGTCAAAATTCAAGTCCCCTCGGCCGCCTCGTGTCCCAACTGGAACGCCGCCACCAACAGTTGCGGGCCGGCGTCTCTAGCCTCGGTCGAGTCGtcgtcctcttcttcatcttcgtcgTCCTCGTCCAGGGGCGTCGTCACGGTCCTGGAAGGGCCCCAGAGTGGCACCACCCTGGTCGAATCGCTGTCCGGCGAGCCCAACGTCAAGGTAATTCATTTCTCGTTTGAGCTCTAACCAAAATTGCTGGACGCACTtgcttgttttctcttttctcctggccaattcacaccaaatttaactttttgctgattaatatattttaaaaattaaccaatCAAAAACCaactttttgatttcttttctttttcattcctatttttctctctcctgactcactcacacacacattttattTCTGATCTAACCGGCCGGTCCGCTCACTGTGCTGTATAGCTGCTGTAGCTCTAGCTCTGTTTCTTTCATCTCCGGGGCGTGGTGGTTTAAATGAGACATTCCAGGTTCAAAAAGGTGGACGTGTTTGATTGATTAACAGAGTGTGCTGATGATGGGTGGAGGCCGGTGCACTTCTAGTCCTTCCTCTGCTACTAATATGGCTGGCGCTGCTGCCGCTCTGGCCGTCTCGGATCTGGCGGCCGTTCCGTTCGGACTCACTCACGAATTTGCTCACGTCTTCGGTCACAGGTCATCGGCGGCGGTCGTCAGGAGCGTCTCCTCGGCAACCACCACCTACAGTTCTACAGTGTCGACATTGACGACGATGTCCTCCTCGCAGACGATCCTGGAAAGCTCTAGCAgctcgtccagcagcagcagtagcagctcGTCCAGCAGTAGTAGCTCCAGCACTAGCGGAAGTAGTGGAACCAGTCCCAGCAGCGTCAAGAAGGCCGGCGCCGATCGAGTTCCAAGATTCGTCTGagacaaatttgttttcaaatttcccgcccaaaacaaaaacgaaaaaaaaataacaaaaaatggctgttgatgttgttgttcttgttgttgAGCTGCAATTCTTATAAAATCTTTGTTGTTATACATATTTGACCTTTGGAACCGCAAAACATGCAACACCTGCCAGAGTGGGGATGCAGAGTAAAAATGTTAACAATCAGTGTTcctttctatttaaaaaacaaaacaaacaaaacaaaatctattatattatataactctcctttttgttgttgttgttgttcaacgAGCCGttttttgaattgcaatttgTAATCATTGTTGAATCGCTAAAGacaggcacacacacactggtttctttttgttttctggggCTATCGAATCGCCCCaacatttttgtatttgaaaaagttttagacaTTCCAAGATAAAACACCAAAGTTTGGGTTTTAAGTTCGCGTTGGAAAATGATGTGCGCAATCAACGACTTGTCATATTCGCTGTTTTTATTCTCTGTCTCTTTCTacatcttttttgaaaaacaaacaaaacaaaaatgattgtcCAACGAgtctatattattattatatatattatatattaatCGTTTTGTATTTTGAATGTCGATCAtcatcaatttttgtgtgctgtgtcgacgacaacaacaaatcaatttttaaaaaaggtggaTTTTGTCAATTAGCGAGAGTATAACGATAACTATACTATATTATATATCTGCAATTATTATTCATGTTCTTGTTTAGGAGCTGGCCAGTGTATATTCTTTCATACATTcatacagtatatatatatatatatctacaaacatatatatatgtatatatctaTTAATATTTCGCTACTGCCATTGCGAtttcgaaaacaaaaacaaatctgtTACACCCGTGAGATGTGATGTGTGTGTCTCATCAATGTTGAATTATTTGGGTTgaatgtttattattattcattaaCAAACACAAGTCTTTATGGTCGACCCCCTCCCGTTTCCCCCTCCCATTTTTAGCCCCCGCGCACAACCCTCAAATCTCTCGCCCCAGTTGACCGTTTCTCTCCTGCCCAGTTACCCGGCGCACCTCCCTCCCCCCTCACCCAACAACCGTACCCATACGTACGTCGTGATTTATATCCTTTCGTCTGTATAGTTGAGCGGGGAGACATTCATTTCTCTCTGCGAACTCTATTCAAAAATACAATCTTGAACATTTAAAAGATaaacaattcttttcgtttaattCAATCGATATATTAGACTGCGCAAGAGTAGTGGAAGATTCGAATTTGCCGCCGAAATCGGCGGCCATATTGAAGCCGCATCTGACTTGGCGTCGTCTGCTTCTCCATGCAGACATATAAACACAAGTGATCTTTTCGGGAGTTTTGGCACGTAGAGAATCTctttctacttctttttttcgttcacggTCCTTTGCCTTATACACTGGAATTAATGCAAGTGTGATGAAACTGCATTGCACCACAACCATTGACCATTTCACCATCTTTTAATTGGTACTATACATTACATTTATGAGTTTCATGATGggttgttaaaaacaaatctcTTCTTATCGCAGtttattgattaaaaacaACGTTAACTTCGTTTTCATAACTTCACCGAAAAATGGATGGAAGCATTACAAATGCTAATGAAGTGGTATCCAAAGAGCAATCTTGTTTGGCACAGGATGTGAGGTCAGAAAATGAAAGTGTGCAAACTGGGACGAGCGGTTCCAGCTCATCAGCCTCTAGTCCAATGCCTGTGGAAGATCTGGGTCCCGTGTTTGAAGTCAAGGGTATCCGTGCCACCACAGACTCCTCTGTCTTGACGTTCAGAATCTCCAGACTCGACGATCCCGAAAGCAGAGACTCTGGGTGGGAGGTGACCAGAAGTGCAGAGGAGTTTGAGGCCTTCAACCGGTTGATTCTCGATTGCCAAAAGTTTGGTGGCATGATATTCCCACCATTGCCACCACCCATAGAGTCCAAGTACGAAGAAAGTTTTCTGGAAGCCCCCATAATCCATCGGAAACAGGTTGAAAGGTAATCATATTCTCACTACCTGACATAAATCACACGATCCAATAcatgttttttgtgtttttccttcCTAGATACCTCCAGTTGGTTTCTTCTCACCCCATTCTGGGGAGGTCGCAAGCCCTGGCGGATTTCCTATCGCCGACTTATGTGCTGGCTGAGAAATCAGGGCGCAAAGGCTTCTTCTCGAAAATTGCTGAGAGCTTTTCGGGGTCTTCCCAGCCGGCCAAAGTCCCCCACCGAGACATTGAAGAATTCTTTCAAAACGAACGCGACTGGTCAGCCAACTACTCTGTCCATCTGAAAACCACGTTGAACGCCGTACTGACCGTGATCTATTCGGAAAAGagtaacacaatttcaattgtAGACACGAGAAACTGGTTCATGCGTGGATTAATGTGGgttttcttattccttttctCCATTAGAAATCATCGGACAGTTGAAGCATCTGTGCACAGCGTTATCGATGAACGCCCCGAGTTGCTACCAGCAGGAAACGGGTCTCATCCATCACCGTCTGCATTCCAAAATGGcagattcatttttaaatatccaGGTAGGATGATTACATTGTTGTGGCCGCTGGGCGTTATATTACTCGTTATAGACTTTGAATGGAGAAACTTGGTCGATTGACTGGGCTTCCATTTTCTCCCGTGTCCACCTCAAACACGTTAGGATTTGACGGAAGACGGGCTGCAGCGAGGCTTGTGTGATTTCTATTGCATCTGGGACCTGTACCTGCAATACCTGGCCAACGAGCAGCTGATGCTCAACCGACGTACGGCTCTGCTCATCAACTACGAGAACTGCAACCGCAACTGGGATAAGGCCAAAGCCCACAAACGAGATGAGGtacatttctctctttttgtctCTTCCCACCTTGTCGCATATGTGACAACTGCCAACGACCGTTTCAGTTGACGCACATTCGAGTTATCGCCATTTTCCTTGCCATTTTCCTCGTCAATCATCTCCGTTAGGCAAAGAACAAATCTGTCCCGTTTTTGGAGTGTCCCGTTTCGCTGGCGCATCACTTTCCTTCCCCCCTTATGTGACATAGCAGGAAGAAaagcgtttctctctctcggctgtgTGCGGAGATTAAATGACGTCCGTTTGAAAAAAGTGCCGTTTTGGccattcatttttgttgttttccattcCGGCATCCACCATGTGTTTCAAGAGTCATCTGGAATCTTTCTTTTACTTCGGCAGAGAGAGTTaaaggaaagagaagaatGTTTTCTTCTAAATTCTACCCGGCGGGGGTTGTTGGATGGATATAACGGAGCATCACCACTTGCTAGTGAGCGTCATTGGTGCGTAGAGAACTCGCGTCAGCtgctgttttttcttgttcggCCTAAGGTTATCAACCCTCTTTCCACTCTCTGCTTTTTCCTACCGACACTACCACCATGtaggtgtgtgtttggttcttttctatttgattggatgtttaaggatttttttaaaagttgtcaaaaccaaagaaaaggaggaggatGTTTACCGTTACGCTTCTCCAGCTTCTTCCATTCGACCGGGAATATAATAATATGCAGTGACAGGTGTAATTTTGACACGGGATTTCGCTCGTTtgggtttttcaaatttggcgcCATCCTCATTTGTTCGTTGATGTTTTGGTGGCTGCTTCTTTGAGCGAGAAAATCAGTAGGTGCATTGGCATCGTGTGAAATCTCGACACCTTGTTTGTCGACAACTCGGAAGTCCCCGGAAGTCCCGCGTTGCCAGGACGTTGTCTTTTGCGTGTGACTTTCGATTTCCCACTTCGTTTtgtcgaatttttatttttagaaaatggaaGGGGGATTTggttaatgaattgaaaaatctCTCGACTGTAAGGGGGCTGCGCAGGTGTTGTAATGATTCGATAAAGAGTAGTAGGAGGAAGTTTAGCGGTTGTTGTTTGTATTCAATGGTCGTTGCTCTGATGCAGCGGTGAAAAATCATCCGCCGACCAAACATTTTTCTGGATATGGTGAGCTGGGTTTCTTCGACGCACATTCCCAGCACCCCGACTATTAAACGTTTTGTTGTTGACTTCTCTCTGGGCTCCGTTGATGGCACACGAGCATTACGCCATTTGCTCAAAACGAACGCGTATGGGAAATACAAATCGATATGAAATTACggagggaaaataaaatttgcttGTGAAATCAAACGGTCCAGGCTCCGGTAAAAgtctaaaaatatcaacgagcgTTGATTGGCGCAGTTAAATCGTCAATGGTTAGGAAGGAACAGGTGGTGCAGG
The sequence above is drawn from the Daphnia pulicaria isolate SC F1-1A chromosome 1, SC_F0-13Bv2, whole genome shotgun sequence genome and encodes:
- the LOC124315563 gene encoding sorting nexin-6-like; protein product: MDGSITNANEVVSKEQSCLAQDVRSENESVQTGTSGSSSSASSPMPVEDLGPVFEVKGIRATTDSSVLTFRISRLDDPESRDSGWEVTRSAEEFEAFNRLILDCQKFGGMIFPPLPPPIESKYEESFLEAPIIHRKQVERYLQLVSSHPILGRSQALADFLSPTYVLAEKSGRKGFFSKIAESFSGSSQPAKVPHRDIEEFFQNERDWSANYSVHLKTTLNAVLTVIYSEKKIIGQLKHLCTALSMNAPSCYQQETGLIHHRLHSKMADSFLNIQDLTEDGLQRGLCDFYCIWDLYLQYLANEQLMLNRRTALLINYENCNRNWDKAKAHKRDEAEAAKKAAETAFEECSDGARHEIKAFQKQRVQEMRLNLTQLARSELARARQIRAALQRALDQARLFPVPDDPHLSSLYS